GAGGTCCGGCCGGCCCGGCTGGCCAACTACTGGTACCACGCGCACGACCCGGGACGGCCCTGCCGGCCGCCCTGGACGCTGCCCGCGCGGCCCGCCGCCGCAACGCCTTCGCCGAGCAGTTGCGGATGCTGGAACGCGCCCTGGAGCTCTGGGACGGGGTCTCCGAGGAGACCATGGCGGACACCCTGCGCCCGTACGACTGGGCCGACACCTACCCGCCGTGCAGCTGCCCGGACGGCCCGCACGACCACGACGCCTGCGTACGGCTGCAGTTGGTCGACGTCCTCGCCGAGGCGGTGGTCGCGGCCCGCCGCAGCGGCGACCGCGAGCGCGGCCTGAGCCTGGCCAAGCGGGCGCTCGGCATGGTCGACGAGCAGCGCAGCCCCAGCCGGGCCGCCTGGTTCCGGGTGCAGCGCGCCCGGATGCTCGGACACCTGCACCGCAGCGGCGGCACCGCCGAACTCGACTACGCGCACGACCTGGTGGGCGGCCTCGGGCCGTCCGCGGTGCAGGCCGAGGTGCTCGCCCTGGAGGCCGCGCACGCGATGCTGCGCCGGCCCGAGCGCCGCCACCTGGAGCTCGCCGAGCGGGCCGCCACGATCGCCCGCGCGGTCGGCGCGGACGGCGTCGAGCAGCACGCCCGGATGACGCTGGCCGGGCTGACCGCCGACTTCGGCGACCCCGAGGCCGCTCTCGCGATGCTCACCGACGCCGTGGAGCGGACCCGCCCGCTCGGCACCCCGGACCTGTACCTGCGCGGCCTGAACAACCTGGCCAGCCTGCTCAACGACATCGGCCGCCCCGCGCAGGCGGCGGAGACCGCCGGGCAGGGCCTGGAGGCGGCCGGCCGCACCGGCCTGCTCGGCAACACCGGCGCGATCCTCACCGGCAACCTGGTGGAGGCCCTGATCGCGATCGGGCGCAGGGCCCGGGCCGGTGAGGTGCTGGACGCCTGGGAGGGCGACCCGGCGCGCGACTCCAACCACGAGTTCCGGTTCCGGCTGCGCGCCGAACTCGCCCTGCTGGACGGCGACCCGGCCGCCGCCGCGGACCACCTCGCACGCTCCCGCGGCGCCCGCCACAGCGACCAGCCGCAGCACGTCCTGCCGGCCGCGCGGATCGCCGTCGCCGTCGCCGTCCGGCAGGGCCGGCCCCTGGACGCCCGCGCCGAGCTGCTGGCCGTGCTCGACGCGGGCCTGCCGACGGGCAGTTGCGGCACCGTGCTGCCGCTGCTGGCCGCGGCCGCCGCGGCCGAGGCGGACGCCCGGGCGCTGCCCGCCGCGGAGCCGGGCCGGGCCGGGGTGCTGCGCCGGATCGCCGAGGCCGCCCCGGCGCCGGGCACCGCGCCGCTGCACCGGGGCTGGGCCGCCCTGCTGGCCGGCGAACTGGCCCGGGCCCGGGGCGAGGAGGCCGTCGCGGCCGGCCACTGGCGGGCCGCCGTGGACGTCCTGCGGCCCGCCGGGCTGCCGCACCCGCTGGACCTGGCGCTGCTGCGGGCCGCCGAGAGCGCGGCCGCCGCCGGGCAGCGCGACGAGGCGGCCGGCCTGCTCCGGGAGGCCGCCGCGGTCGCGGCCGGCCGCGGCGACCGGCACCTGGCGGCGGAGGCCGCCCACCTCGCCGAACGGGCCCACCTCGCCCTGGCCGAGGACGCCCCGCGGCAGCGGCCGGCCCTGCCGGCGCCCGAGCAGGCGCTCGGCCTCACCCCGCGGGAGCTCGACGTGCTGCAGCTGCTGACCCTGGGCCGCACCAACCGGCAGGTGGCGCAGGAGCTGTACATCTCGCCGAAGACGGCCAGCGTGCACGTCTCCAACATCCTGGCCAAGCTCGGGGTGGCCGGCCGAGGGGAAGCGGCCGCGGTGGCCCACCGGCTGCGGCTGTTCGGCCCCGACGGGCGCTGACCGACCCGGCGGACCGGAGCGGCGGACCGGAGCGGGCGGCCGCGGACTGGGCCGAACGGGGGCGCGCGCAGCACGCGGCGGGCGCCCGTCCGCCCCCGGTGCTCCCGTACGGTCCGGTGGCCCCCGTGTCGCGGCGCCGCCGGAGGCTGCACGCACGCCCACGCCATTACTCTAAGTTGAGACTGCGTGTCATTGAGTGACCGAAGTGGTGTAGTGTCACGAGTGGGAACACCGGTGCGGCACGGCACAACGGGCCTACTGCGACAGTGTGGTGACGTCGCGTCAGCTCGCGCCGGCAGCCGTACGACCGAGGTCCGGGCGTGGACGAGCCCGGGCCGGAGGGGGAGATGTCGAGTGAACTCCGCCGATGCGGTGCTGCCCGCCGCACCCCCACCACCGCGCCCTCCGTCGCGGTGCCCCTTCCCGCACAGCCCGGCCCGCCGGGCCGGCCCCGGCGGCTGCTGGCCCGGCTCACCCGCACCGAGAGCGTCCCGGCCGGCCTGCTCGTGCTGCTCTGTACCGGTTACGCCGCCGGTGCGGCGGTCGGCTGGGGATCGCGCGGACTCTCCCTCTTCATGGGTGACTTCGGCCTCGCCGCCGCCGCCCTGGCGGCCGCGCTCTCCTGCCTGGTGCACAGCGTCCGGGTCACCGGCCCGGCCCGCTCCGCCTGGGTGCTGTTCGGCCTCTCCTCGGCCACCGTCGCCTTCGGCAACGGCGCCTGGGGCTGGTACGAGATCGTGCTGCACGCCCCGCTGCCGCCGGACTCCCCAGCCGACTACGCCTTCCTGCTGTTCGCCCCGCTCGCGATCACCGGCCTGCTGGTGCTCGCCCAGCGGCCCCGCACCCCCGCCGGCTGGCTCTGCCTGCTGCTGGACGGCTGGCTGGTCGCCGGCTCGCTGTTCACCCTGAGCTGGAGCCTGGCCCTCGGCCGCACCGCGCAGGGCGACTCCGGCGACCCGCTGCGGGTGGCCCTCGCCCTGGCCTACCCGGTGATGGACATCCTGCTGGTCAGCCTGGTCGTCGGCCTCCGGTTCCGGGGCCGGGACGGCAACCGCGCCGCCGTGCACACCGCGATGGTGGGCCTGGCGGTGACCGTCGTCTGCGACGCCCTGTTCACCTCGCCGGAGCTGCGCAGCAGCTACCACTCGGGCGAGCTGCTGGACGCCGGCTGGTTCGCGGGCAGCCTGCTGCTCGCCTGGGCGCCCTGGTCGCCGGACGCCCGCCGGCACGCCCGCGAGCACCCGTCCGCGGGCGGCCTGCCGCGCCGCCGGGTCGCCTCCACCTTCAGCGCGCTCACCCCGTACGCGGCCGCCGCGGTCTGCACCGCCGGCATCCTCTACAACGCCCTGGGCGGCGGCCACCCCGTCGACCGGGTGGTACTCGCGGCCGCCGCCACGGTCGGGCTGGCCCTGATCGTGCGGCAGGGCGTGATGCTGCTCGACAACCTCTCGCTGGCCCAGGAGCTCGCCCACAAGGAGGCGCACTTCCGCTCCCTGGTGCAGGGCTCCAGCGACGTCATCATGATCGCCGGGGCGAACGGCGTGCTCTCCTACGTCTCCCCGGCCGCCCTCGGCGTGTACGGCCGCGACCCCGAGCAGCTGGTCGGCGGCAACCTGCTCAACCTCGTCCACCCCGAGGACGTCGACCGGGTCCTGCGCGAGGTCAGGCGCTTCGTCGCCCGCGGCCACCTCGCCGGCCGGGCCGAGAGCGCCGAGCCGTCCGCCCGGGTGGAGTGCCGGATCCGCTCCGGCGCCGGCGAGTGGCTGCACGTGGAGTCCACCGTCAACCGCCACCGCGACGGCCTGATCCTCAACAGCCGGGACGTCACCGAGCGGGTCAGGCTCCAGGCCCAGCTCCAGCACAACGCCTTCCACGACCCGCTGACCGACCTGCCCAACCGCTCGCTGTTCGCCCAGCGGGTCGGCGGCGCGCTCGGCGACCGGGCGGCCGGCCCGGCCCGCGGGGCGGGTGATCCCGGCCGTACCGTCGCCGTCCTCTTCGTCGACCTGGACGGCTTCAAGGCCGTCAACGACAGCGTCGGCCACCAGGCCGGCGACGAACTCCTCGTGCAGGCCGCGGGACGGCTGCGCCGGGCCGTCCGCTCCGGCGACACGGTCGCCCGCTTCGGCGGCGACGAGTTCGCGGTGCTGGTGAGCGGGCGCCTGGACGCCGACGCCGTGCAGGAGCTGGCCGAGCGGGTCCGTGCCGCGCTCGGCGCGCCGTACCGGATCGCCGGGGCCGAACTCGGCGTCGCCGCCAGCATCGGCATCGCCATCGCCCGCGGCCCGGCGGCCGCCGGCGCCGACCCCAAGGCCGGCACCGACGAGCTGCTGCGCAACGCCGACCTCGCCATGTACCGCGCCAAGTCCGCCGGCAAGGGCCGGGTGGTGCTCTACTCCCCGGCGATGCGCGCCGACGTCGAACGCCGCAGCGAGCTGGAGGGCCGGCTGCGCACCGCCGTCCGGGAGGGCGGCTTCACCCTGCTCCACCAGCCGGTCGTGGACCTCGCCACCGGCCTGGTGGTCGGCGTCGACGCCCAGGCCCGCTGGCGGTCCGCCCAGGGCCTGCTGCTCACCCCCGCCGAGTTCCTGCGCACCGCGGAGCAGGGGACGCGGCCGCCCGCTTCGCCCGCTGGATGCTCCAGGAGGCGGTGGCCGCCGCCGGGGCCCGCAGACGCGACCGGGCCGGCGCCGTCCCGGTCTGGGTCGGGCTGTCCGCCGAGCGGCTCTGCGCCCCCGGTCTGTACGAGACGGTGGCGGCCGCCCTGCGCGAGAGCGGCCTGCCCGCCGACCAGCTCGTGGTGGAGCTGGCCCGGACGGGCCCGGACCACAGCGCCGACGAGGTCGGCCGGCGGCTGGCGGCGCTGCGCCGGCTCGGGGTGGCCACCGCGGTCGGCGGCTTCGGGGCGGGCGGTGGCTCGCTGCGGGCGCTCGCCCGGCTGCCGTTCGACACCCTGCGCCTGGACCGCAGCCTCGTCCAGGACATCGCCGACTCGGCGCTGACCCGGGCGCTGGCCGGTCATGCGCTCCGTCTCGGCCGGGACCTCGGGCTGGTGACGGCGGCCGAGGGCGTGGACCACCCGCGGCAGGCCGCCGTCCTGCAGGAGCTGGGCTGCCGGCAGGCCCAGGGCCCGGCCTTCGCGCCCCCGCTCGACGAGCCCCGGCTGCGCCGGGCGCTGGCCCGCCGCGCCTACCCGCTGCCGCGGCCGCTCGGGGGCTCGCCGGGCGGCGGCCGCACCTGGGCGCGGACCCCCGTCCGGGTGGCCGGGGCGAGGCCGGTCCGGCCCGGCCCGGGCACCAGCACACCCCTCCGACCTGCCGGAACGGCACGCGGTGGGTGGTCCGGCAGGGGGTCCGCATGGCGAGACGGCCATCCCACCAGCTTGACACCCGACACCGCAGGGGAGGAAGGTCGGTGCCATGCGCACCCGAATTCTCGTACTTGGCGGGCGCGTCGGCTGAGTGGGCCCCTGTGCTCCACTTCGGACAGGCCGACGCGCCACCCCTCGCATGCCCTGGGCACGAGGGGTTTTTTGTTGCACGCGAACCGCTCCACCCATGCCAGACCACTGGCCCCAGCCGTCATGAATCGGGACGATTGGGGCAGAGCCGGAGATCGGCCCACCGCACGGCAGGACCCTCAACTGCCCGGGCCGGCAGAACCCGAGAAGAGACAGGCAGATGACTGAGCACGCCGCCTCCCCCGCCGCGGGGACACCCCGGCAGCCCACGCTCCGGGTCCCCAGACGACCGTCGAGACCATGACCGGAGCGCAGTCGCTCATCCGCTCGCTCGAAGCCGTGGGCGCGGACACCGTCTTCGGGATCCCCGGCGGCGCGATCCTCCCGGCCTACGACCCGCTGATGGACTCCACCAAGGTCCGCCACATCCTGGTCCGCCACGAGCAGGGTGCCGGCCACGCGGCCACCGGCTACGCGCAGGCCACCGGCCGGGTCGGCGTCTGCATGGCCACCTCGGGCCCCGGCGCCACCAACCTGGTGACCCCGATCGCCGACGCCTACATGGACTCCGTGCCGATCGTCGCGATCACCGGCCAGGTCGCCTCCAAGGCGATCGGCACCGACGCCTTCCAGGAGGCGGACATCTGCGGCATCACCATGCCGATCACCAAGCACAACTTCCTGGTGACCGACGCCGCCGAGATCCCCCGGGTGATCGCCGAGGCCTTCCACATCGCCGCCACCGGCCGCCCCGGCCCCGTCCTGGTCGACATCGCCAAGGACGCCCTGCAGTCCACCACCGTCTTCCGCTGGCCGGTCGAGACCTCGCTGCCCGGCTACCGCCCGGTGACCAAGCCGCACGCCAAGCAGATCCGCGAGGCCGCCAAGCTGCTGGTCTCCGCGAAGAAGCCGGTGCTCTACGTCGGCGGCGGCGTGCTCAAGGCCCAGGCCAGCGCCGAGCTGCGGATCCTCGCCGAGCTGACCGGCGCCCCCGTCGTCACCACCCTGATGGCGATCGGCGTCTTCCCCGACAGCCACCCGCAGCACCTGGGCATGCCCGGCATGCACGGCTCCGTCCCGGCCGTCACCGCCCTGCAGAAGGCCGACCTGCTCTTCACCCTCGGCGCCCGCTTCGACGACCGGGTCACCGGCAAGCTGGACAGCTTCGCGCCGTACGCCAAGGTCGTGCACGCCGACATCGACCCGGCCGAGATCGGCAAGAACCGCCCGGCCGACGTGCCGATCGTCGGCGACGCCCGCGAGGTGCTGGCCGACCTGATCGTCGCCGTCCAGGCCGAGTACGACGCCGGCCACCGCAGCGACTACGCGGACTGGTGGACCAAGCTCAACGACTGGAAGAAGACCTACCCGCTCGGCTACGAGCCGGCCCCGGCCGGCGAGCTCTCCCCGCAGCAGGTCATCGAGCGGATCGGCCAACTGGTCGGCCCGGAGGCCATCTACGCGGCGGGCGTCGGCCAGCACCAGATGTGGGCCAGCCAGTTCATCGCCTTCGAGAAGCCCGCCACCTGGCTGAACTCCGGCGGCGCGGGCACCATGGGCTACGCCGTTCCGGCCGCCATGGGCGCCAAGGCCGGCATGCCGGACACCCCGGTCTGGGCGATCGACGGCGACGGCTGCTTCCAGATGACCAACCAGGAACTCGTCACCTGCGCACTGAACAACATCCCGATCAAGGTCGCCGTCATCAACAACGGCTCGCTCGGCATGGTCCGCCAGTGGCAGACGCTCTTCTACAACCAGCGCTACTCCAACACCGTGCTGCACGCCGGCCCGGACCACGACGGCAAGGAGCCGCCGGCCCAGGGCACCCGGATCCCGGACTTCGTGCTGCTCTCCGAGGCGATGGGCTGCGTCGGCCTGCGCTGCGAGCGCCCGGAGGACCTGGACGCGGTGATCAAGCAGGCGATGGAGATCAACGACCGCCCGGTCGTCATCGACTTCATCGTCCACCAGGACGCCATGGTCTGGCCGATGGTGGCCGCCGGCACCAGCAACGACGAGATCCTCGCCGCCCGGGACGTGCGCCCGGACTTCGGCGACGACCTCGACTGACGCCCCACAGGACAGATAGAGAGCCAATGACCGTCATGTCCAAGCACACCCTCTCCGTCCTGGTCGAGAACAAGCCCGGCGTGCTCGCCCGCATCGCCTCGCTGTTCTCCCGTCGGGGGTTCAACATCGACTCCCTCGCCGTCGGCCCGACCGAGCACCCGGACATCTCCCGGATGACCATCGTGGTCAACGTCGAGGACCTCCCGCTGGAGCAGGTGACCAAGCAGCTCAACAAGCTGGTCAACGTGATAAAGATCGTCGAGCTGGACCAGGCCCAGGCCGTCCAGCGCGAGCTGGTCCTGGTGAAGGTCCGCGCGGACGCCGACTCCCGCTCGCAGATCGTCGAGATCGTCCAGCTCTTCCGTGCCAAGACCGTCGACGTGTCGCCCGACGCGGTGACCATCGAGGCCACCGGCAGCAGCGACAAGCTGGAGGCCATGCTCCGGATGCTGGAGCCGTACGGCATCAAGGAGCTCGTGCAGTCCGGCCTGGTGGCGATCGGGCGCGGTGCCCGGTCGATCACCGACCGCTCGCTGCGCGCCCTCGACCGCAGCGCGTAGCCGGCCGCCCCCGCGGGGGCGTGCCGCGCGCGCGCCCCCCGCTGTCTCACCCCTGAAGCACCGCCCCACACCCCGCCGGGTCGAACTACGGTGGAGACCGCACCACCCGGCATCACCATCACGCAAGGAGATGTGCCCCCGTGGCCGAGCTGTTCTACGAAGACGACGCCGACCTGTCCATCATCCAGGGCCGCAAGGTCGCGGTCATCGGCTACGGCAGCCAGGGCCACGCCCACGCGCTGTCGCTGCGCGACTCGGGCGTGGACGTCCGCGTCGGTCTCCTGGAGGGCTCCAAGTCCCGTGCCAAGGCGGAGGAGGCCGGCCTGCGCGTCGTCACCCCGTCCGAGGCCGCGGCCGAGGCCGACGTCATCATGATCCTCGTTCCGGACCCGATCCAGGGCGACGTGTACAAGGAGGCCATCGAGCCGAACCTGAAGGCGGGCGACGCCCTCTTCTTCGGCCACGGCCTCAACATCCGCTTCGGCTTCATCACCCCGCCGGCCGACGTCGACGTCTGCATGGTCGCCCCGAAGGGCCCGGGCCACCTCGTCCGCCGCCAGTACGAGGAGGGTCGCGGCGTCCCCGCGATCGTGGCCGTCGAGCAGGACGCCACCGGCAAGGGCTTCGAGCTCGCGCTCTCGTACGCCAAGGGCATCGGCGCCACCAAGGCCGGCGTCATCAAGACCACCTTCACCGAGGAGACCGAGACCGACCTGTTCGGTGAGCAGGCCGTCCTCTGCGGTGGCACCGCCGCCCTGGTCAAGGCCGGTTTCGAGACCCTGGTCGAGGCCGGCTACCAGCCGGAGATCGCCTACTTCGAGTGCCTGCACGAGCTGAAGCTCATCGTCGACCTCATGTACGAGGGCGGCCTGGAGAAGATGCGCTGGTCGATCTCCGAGACCGCCGAGTGGGGCGACTACGTCACCGGCCCCCGCATCATCACCGCCGACACCAAGGCCGAGATGAAGAAGGTCCTCGCCGAGATCCAGGACGGCACCTTCGCCAACACCTGGATCGCGGAGTACAAGGCGGGTCTGCCCAAGTACAACGAGTACAAGAACGCCGACTCGGAGCACCTGCTGGAGACCACCGGCAAGAAGCTCCGCAAGCTGATGAGCTGGGTCGACGAGGAGGCGTAAGCACCTCCCGGGGGTCTTCCCCTTGTACACCGCGGCTGTTCCCGTCCGGGTGATTTCGCCGGACGGGAGCAGCCCGGCCCACTGCCCGCCGATACACTTCCGAGTGCGCGTCAGGCCCACAGCGTCGTGCGTCTAGCTACGCGGCATGCCACCTTCCCCCGCTCGGTCACGCCACCTACGTGCCGGGGTGAACCGGACAGTTAAGGACACACTGTCGTGAGCAAATCCGTAGTACTCATCGCCGAAGAGCTGTCGCCCGCCACTGTCGACGCCCTCGGTCCCGACTTCGAGATCCGCCACTGCAACGGGGCGGACCGCACCGAGCTGCTCACCGCCATCGCCGACGTGGACGCGATCCTGATCCGCTCCGCGACGAAGGTGGACGCCGAGGCCCTGGCCGCCGCCAAGAAGCTCAAGGTCGTCGCCCGGGCCGGTGTCGGCCTCGACAACGTCGACGTCTCCGCCGCCACCAAGGCCGGCGTGATGGTCGTCAACGCGCCGACCTCCAACATCGTGACCGCCGCCGAGCTCGCCTGCGGTCTGCTGATCGCCAGCGCCCGGCACATCGCGCCGGCCAACGCCGCCCTCAAGCAGGGCGAGTGGAAGCGCAACAAGTACACCGGCGTGGAGCTCTCCGAGAAGGTGCTCGGCGTGGTCGGCCTCGGCCGCATCGGCGTCCTGGTCGCGCAGCGGATGTCCGCCTTCGGCATGAAGATCGTCGCGTACGACCCCTACATCCAGGCCGCCCGCGCGGCCCAGATGGGCGTCAAGCTGGTCTCGCTGGAGGAGCTGCTGGAGGTGGCGGACTTCATCACCGTCCACCTCCCCAAGACCCCCGAGACGATCGGCCTGATCGGCGACGAGGCGCTGCACAAGGTCAAGCCGACCGTCCGCATCGTCAACGCCGCCCGCGGCGGCATCGTGGACGAGGCCGCGCTCGCCAGCGCGCTCAAGGACGGTCGGGTGGCCGGCGCCGGCCTCGACGTCTACGCCAAGGAGCCGTGCACCGACTCCCCGCTGTTCGCCTTCGACAACGTGGTCGCCACCCCGCACCTGGGCGCCTCCACCGACGAGGCCCAGGAGAAGGCCGGCATCGCCGTCGCCAAGTCGGTGCGCCTCGCGCTCGCCGGCGAGCTCGTGCCGGACGCGGTCAACGTCCAGGGCGGCGTGATCGCCGAGGACGTCCGGCCCGGCCTGCCGCTCGCCGAGAAGCTCGGCCGGATCTTCACCGCGCTGGCCGGCGAGGTCGCCGTCCGCCTCGATGTCGAGGTCCGCGGCGAGATCACCCAGCACGACGTCAAGGTGCTCGAACTCTCCGCCCTCAAGGGCGTGTTCGAGGACGTGGTGGCCGAGACGGTGTCCTACGTCAACGCCCCGCTGTTCGCCCAGGAGCGCGGCGTCGAGGTCCGTCTGACGACCTCCAGCGAGAGCCCCGAGCACCGCAACGTCATCACCGTCCGCGGCACCCTGGCCGACGGCGGCGAGGTCGCCATCTCCGGCACCCTCTCCGGCCCGAAGCAGACGCAGAAGATCGTCGGTGTGGACGGCTTCGACGTGGACGTGGCGCTCACCGACCACATGGCCTTCTTCACCTACGAGGACCGCCCGGGCGTGGTCGGCACCCTCGGCCGCATCCTCGGCGACGCCGGCATCAACATCGCCGGCATGCAGGTCGCCCGGGACGGCTCCGGCGCGCTCGCCTCGCTCACCGTCGACAGCGAGATCTCGCAGGACGTGCTGAACGCCATCGCGGCCGAGATCGGCGCCAAGTTCGCCCGCGCGGTGAACCTCGGCTGAGCCCGCACCAGGCCTGTGACCAGGGCCCGGACCGCCTCGGCGGTCCGGGCCCTGTCCTGTCGGCGGCCGTCCGCGTCTCAGATACTAGGAAATCCAACTATTCGTGCAGACAACGTCGGCCCGGCGTCGTACCGTGAAAGAGCCATACGGTGAGCCGCCCCTGCAAGCCCAGGGGGTCCGGCCCGTGTGCGCGCGTACGCGCATCGGCAGGTGACCCCTCCGGCGTACCCACCCTCCCCACCCTCGGCGTCCCCCACGGACGCATGCACCAAGGAGCCGGTATGCCCACCGTCGCCGACCGCCACGCCACCGCCGCCACCGACACCCGCGCCCCGCGCCGCCGCCGCCGCGCCGAGCCCACCCCGCGCAACGCCGCCGTCGCCCTCCAGCGCGCGCTGGACCGCCGCGACAACGGCGGCTCCACCGGTC
The Kitasatospora paranensis genome window above contains:
- the ilvN gene encoding acetolactate synthase small subunit, translating into MSKHTLSVLVENKPGVLARIASLFSRRGFNIDSLAVGPTEHPDISRMTIVVNVEDLPLEQVTKQLNKLVNVIKIVELDQAQAVQRELVLVKVRADADSRSQIVEIVQLFRAKTVDVSPDAVTIEATGSSDKLEAMLRMLEPYGIKELVQSGLVAIGRGARSITDRSLRALDRSA
- the serA gene encoding phosphoglycerate dehydrogenase — translated: MSKSVVLIAEELSPATVDALGPDFEIRHCNGADRTELLTAIADVDAILIRSATKVDAEALAAAKKLKVVARAGVGLDNVDVSAATKAGVMVVNAPTSNIVTAAELACGLLIASARHIAPANAALKQGEWKRNKYTGVELSEKVLGVVGLGRIGVLVAQRMSAFGMKIVAYDPYIQAARAAQMGVKLVSLEELLEVADFITVHLPKTPETIGLIGDEALHKVKPTVRIVNAARGGIVDEAALASALKDGRVAGAGLDVYAKEPCTDSPLFAFDNVVATPHLGASTDEAQEKAGIAVAKSVRLALAGELVPDAVNVQGGVIAEDVRPGLPLAEKLGRIFTALAGEVAVRLDVEVRGEITQHDVKVLELSALKGVFEDVVAETVSYVNAPLFAQERGVEVRLTTSSESPEHRNVITVRGTLADGGEVAISGTLSGPKQTQKIVGVDGFDVDVALTDHMAFFTYEDRPGVVGTLGRILGDAGINIAGMQVARDGSGALASLTVDSEISQDVLNAIAAEIGAKFARAVNLG
- a CDS encoding acetolactate synthase large subunit; the encoded protein is MTGAQSLIRSLEAVGADTVFGIPGGAILPAYDPLMDSTKVRHILVRHEQGAGHAATGYAQATGRVGVCMATSGPGATNLVTPIADAYMDSVPIVAITGQVASKAIGTDAFQEADICGITMPITKHNFLVTDAAEIPRVIAEAFHIAATGRPGPVLVDIAKDALQSTTVFRWPVETSLPGYRPVTKPHAKQIREAAKLLVSAKKPVLYVGGGVLKAQASAELRILAELTGAPVVTTLMAIGVFPDSHPQHLGMPGMHGSVPAVTALQKADLLFTLGARFDDRVTGKLDSFAPYAKVVHADIDPAEIGKNRPADVPIVGDAREVLADLIVAVQAEYDAGHRSDYADWWTKLNDWKKTYPLGYEPAPAGELSPQQVIERIGQLVGPEAIYAAGVGQHQMWASQFIAFEKPATWLNSGGAGTMGYAVPAAMGAKAGMPDTPVWAIDGDGCFQMTNQELVTCALNNIPIKVAVINNGSLGMVRQWQTLFYNQRYSNTVLHAGPDHDGKEPPAQGTRIPDFVLLSEAMGCVGLRCERPEDLDAVIKQAMEINDRPVVIDFIVHQDAMVWPMVAAGTSNDEILAARDVRPDFGDDLD
- the ilvC gene encoding ketol-acid reductoisomerase, which translates into the protein MAELFYEDDADLSIIQGRKVAVIGYGSQGHAHALSLRDSGVDVRVGLLEGSKSRAKAEEAGLRVVTPSEAAAEADVIMILVPDPIQGDVYKEAIEPNLKAGDALFFGHGLNIRFGFITPPADVDVCMVAPKGPGHLVRRQYEEGRGVPAIVAVEQDATGKGFELALSYAKGIGATKAGVIKTTFTEETETDLFGEQAVLCGGTAALVKAGFETLVEAGYQPEIAYFECLHELKLIVDLMYEGGLEKMRWSISETAEWGDYVTGPRIITADTKAEMKKVLAEIQDGTFANTWIAEYKAGLPKYNEYKNADSEHLLETTGKKLRKLMSWVDEEA